A window of the Verrucomicrobiota bacterium genome harbors these coding sequences:
- a CDS encoding thioredoxin family protein, with translation MAVVTVLIGAAIGTGVGALAGLLVQLSAKNRQGRTQWAFVGSPGRGAILGAVVGIVFALYFGGPYGWRPEAQSSVVVLTSEAFDSALDDPKPLIAVFYSDTCPTCNGFAPAVEELADEYESRLTVAKINATNESALFDRFDVKAVPTTLYFANGKQVDRTKGKVSLSRLRERAEALLAEQIMPAEEAGAPAAAGQSVSDESAVATPQ, from the coding sequence ATGGCAGTGGTCACGGTCTTGATCGGGGCGGCCATCGGCACGGGCGTGGGCGCGTTGGCCGGGTTGCTCGTCCAACTGAGTGCGAAGAACCGTCAGGGGCGGACCCAGTGGGCGTTCGTCGGCTCGCCGGGCCGCGGGGCGATCCTGGGCGCGGTTGTCGGCATCGTCTTTGCGCTGTACTTCGGGGGCCCGTACGGCTGGCGGCCTGAGGCACAGAGCAGCGTCGTCGTGCTGACGAGCGAGGCGTTTGATTCCGCGCTTGACGATCCGAAACCGCTTATCGCCGTTTTCTACTCGGACACCTGTCCGACGTGTAACGGGTTCGCGCCGGCCGTCGAGGAGCTTGCTGACGAGTATGAGAGCCGGCTCACGGTCGCCAAGATCAACGCGACGAATGAGAGCGCCTTATTCGACCGGTTCGACGTCAAAGCTGTTCCCACGACGCTCTACTTCGCCAACGGCAAGCAGGTCGACCGGACCAAGGGCAAGGTCTCGCTCAGCCGTCTGCGCGAGCGTGCCGAGGCGCTGTTGGCGGAGCAGATTATGCCCGCCGAGGAGGCGGGCGCACCCGCTGCTGCCGGTCAATCTGTTTCCGACGAGTCTGCAGTCGCCACCCCGCAGTAA
- a CDS encoding amino acid permease: MLKRELRLLHVFCIAAGAMISSGLFVLPGIAYAKAGPAMILSYALAGLLMVPSLLAQTELATAMPRSGGSYFFVERSLGPLVGTFAGLANWFSITLKASFAMIGIGALATLIVPGESQWVVKGVAVAACLVFTAVNLVSVKSTGRLQTFLVLGLLALLVLYIGAGTTTLDGARYSQFMPAGTLSVVAVAGMVFVSFGGLTKVVDVSEEVHRPHVTLPLGMFLAFGTVIVLYILVVSVTVGTVAPAHLSGSLVPLALGAEAMLGRIGLVLVSIAALFAFATTANAGILSASRSPMAMGRDGLLPEVLSRTNHRWNTPHIAIALTAAFVMLAVVFLSVEDLVKTASTMLILVFVFLNLAVIIMRTSGFQSYRPSIRAPLYPWLQIAAIVVYVFLIIDMGRVPLIVTGGFAVLACVWYFAYVHRRIDRESAFVFVVKKIAAKDLQRTGLEKELRQISLERDDRMLDRFDRLMKYCPILDIDTAITADELFDRAAAALADRLQVAPTLLRRRLAERERQSSTVVRPGLSIPHVVIEGHNVFEVLLVRAREGITFPEADRPVTTAFVLVGSLDERNYHLRALMTIAHLVQEADFEKRWAQARNAEELRDVVLLSTRKREHW; the protein is encoded by the coding sequence ATGCTCAAGCGCGAACTCAGACTGCTCCACGTGTTCTGCATCGCCGCCGGGGCGATGATCAGCTCCGGTCTGTTCGTGCTGCCGGGAATCGCCTACGCCAAGGCGGGCCCCGCGATGATCCTGTCGTACGCGCTTGCCGGGCTGCTCATGGTGCCGAGCCTGCTCGCGCAGACCGAACTCGCCACCGCCATGCCGCGCTCGGGCGGGAGCTACTTCTTCGTCGAGCGCAGCCTCGGGCCTCTTGTGGGCACGTTCGCAGGGCTCGCGAATTGGTTCTCGATCACGCTCAAGGCGTCGTTCGCCATGATCGGCATCGGTGCGCTCGCCACGCTCATCGTGCCCGGCGAGAGTCAATGGGTGGTCAAGGGAGTGGCGGTCGCGGCGTGTCTGGTCTTCACGGCCGTCAACCTTGTCAGCGTCAAGAGCACGGGCCGCCTTCAGACGTTTCTCGTGCTCGGCTTGCTGGCCTTGCTGGTGCTCTATATCGGTGCCGGCACAACGACCCTCGACGGGGCGCGCTACAGCCAGTTCATGCCCGCAGGCACCCTCTCGGTCGTCGCCGTCGCCGGCATGGTGTTCGTCTCGTTCGGTGGACTGACCAAGGTCGTGGACGTGTCCGAAGAAGTCCATCGGCCGCACGTCACCTTGCCGCTCGGCATGTTCCTCGCTTTCGGCACGGTGATCGTGCTCTACATACTCGTCGTGTCTGTCACCGTCGGCACGGTCGCCCCCGCGCACCTCTCCGGCTCGCTCGTGCCTCTGGCGCTGGGTGCCGAGGCTATGCTGGGGCGCATCGGGCTGGTTCTCGTCTCGATCGCGGCGCTCTTCGCGTTTGCCACGACGGCCAACGCCGGCATCCTGTCGGCGTCGCGCTCGCCCATGGCGATGGGCCGCGATGGCCTGCTGCCCGAGGTGCTCTCGAGGACCAACCACCGCTGGAACACGCCGCACATCGCCATCGCGCTCACGGCCGCGTTTGTCATGCTCGCCGTCGTGTTCCTCTCCGTCGAGGACCTCGTCAAGACCGCGTCGACCATGCTGATCCTGGTATTCGTCTTTCTGAACTTGGCCGTCATCATCATGCGCACGAGCGGGTTCCAGAGCTACCGGCCTTCGATCCGGGCGCCGCTTTACCCGTGGCTCCAGATCGCCGCCATTGTCGTGTACGTCTTCCTCATCATCGACATGGGCCGCGTGCCCCTGATCGTCACGGGGGGTTTCGCGGTGCTCGCCTGCGTCTGGTACTTCGCCTACGTCCACCGGCGCATCGACCGCGAATCGGCGTTCGTGTTCGTCGTCAAGAAGATCGCGGCAAAGGACCTCCAGCGCACGGGCCTCGAAAAGGAGCTGCGCCAGATTTCGCTCGAACGCGACGACCGCATGCTCGACCGCTTCGACCGGCTTATGAAGTACTGCCCCATCCTCGATATCGACACGGCGATCACCGCCGACGAGTTGTTCGACCGCGCGGCCGCCGCGCTCGCCGACCGGCTCCAGGTCGCGCCGACGCTGCTGCGCCGGCGCTTGGCCGAACGTGAACGCCAGTCGAGCACCGTGGTGCGACCCGGGCTGTCGATCCCCCACGTGGTCATCGAGGGGCACAACGTCTTCGAGGTGCTCCTGGTGCGCGCCCGCGAGGGGATTACCTTCCCCGAGGCCGACCGTCCGGTGACAACCGCCTTTGTGCTCGTCGGCTCGCTCGACGAACGCAATTATCACCTCCGCGCACTCATGACCATCGCCCACCTTGTCCAGGAAGCCGACTTCGAGAAACGCTGGGCCCAGGCGCGAAATGCCGAAGAGCTGCGCGATGTCGTCCTGCTCTCGACCCGCAAGCGCGAGCACTGGTAG
- a CDS encoding histidine triad nucleotide-binding protein yields the protein MSDTIFAKIIRKEIPADIVYEDDVCVAFRDIRPQAPTHVLVVPRKPIPTHDAISEADAPLVGHIHTVLVKLAAQLGLSHGYRIVVNCGAHGGQEVDHLHFHLLGGRPMKWPPG from the coding sequence ATGAGCGACACCATCTTCGCAAAGATCATCCGCAAGGAGATCCCTGCCGATATTGTGTACGAGGACGACGTGTGCGTCGCCTTCCGCGACATCCGGCCCCAAGCGCCGACGCACGTGCTCGTCGTGCCGCGTAAGCCGATCCCCACCCACGACGCGATCAGCGAGGCCGACGCGCCGCTCGTCGGCCACATCCATACCGTGCTCGTCAAGCTCGCCGCCCAGCTCGGGCTGTCGCACGGCTACCGTATCGTGGTCAACTGCGGGGCGCACGGCGGCCAGGAGGTCGACCACCTCCACTTCCACCTGCTCGGCGGCCGCCCGATGAAGTGGCCTCCGGGCTGA
- a CDS encoding Trm112 family protein, giving the protein MIREDLIRMLVCPETRRPVSRAPGGLIAALNERVRRGALRDKGGEPVERELEDGLLRDDGLVIYPVFDGIPRMLVERAIAVDPKEVAAS; this is encoded by the coding sequence GTGATCCGTGAGGACCTGATCCGTATGCTCGTCTGCCCGGAGACGCGCCGGCCCGTCTCGCGCGCGCCGGGCGGCCTGATTGCCGCCCTCAACGAGCGCGTGCGCCGGGGCGCCCTGCGCGACAAGGGCGGCGAGCCCGTCGAACGTGAGCTCGAGGACGGCCTGCTGCGCGACGACGGGCTGGTCATCTACCCCGTCTTCGACGGCATCCCCCGCATGCTCGTCGAGCGCGCCATCGCCGTCGACCCCAAGGAGGTTGCCGCGTCATGA
- the hflC gene encoding protease modulator HflC, whose product MTMRRNILTLVTAAVLVLIFVLYMITFVVREGEVVVLTTFQKVVRVIDKPGLYFKAPPPIQRVVTLDARLHTDKDRFEETKTSDGVLLVLLAYYNWRVAEPRVFYTKFYARDRAVTLEAARKVLGDVVRDAKDDVFGRYSFADLIPRFSYAETPGLEAAASAADDGSLPALGESTRPREVVAEPKFREIEAAILNSVQEKALKEYGVEITRVGIMRFELPQATTQFVFKRMQAEREKVAAAIRDSGEAQAEGIKTDANTARSTILAAAAAQAEKERALGDNEAAEYYDTFAQNPELHDFLRKLQSLRVIINEGTTLVLGTDTAPFEILRSLPAALLKTVTPAAPVSGMAVEPAGTHQ is encoded by the coding sequence ATGACGATGCGGCGCAATATCCTGACGCTGGTGACAGCCGCGGTCCTCGTGCTCATCTTCGTGCTGTACATGATTACGTTCGTCGTGCGCGAGGGTGAAGTCGTTGTGCTGACGACCTTCCAGAAGGTCGTGCGCGTGATCGACAAGCCGGGCCTGTACTTCAAGGCCCCACCGCCCATCCAACGCGTGGTGACTCTCGATGCGCGGCTGCACACCGACAAGGACCGCTTCGAGGAGACCAAGACGAGCGACGGCGTGCTGCTCGTGTTGCTGGCCTACTACAACTGGCGTGTGGCCGAGCCGCGAGTCTTCTATACGAAGTTTTACGCCCGGGACCGGGCCGTGACGCTTGAGGCAGCGCGCAAGGTGCTCGGCGACGTCGTGCGCGATGCCAAGGACGACGTGTTCGGCCGCTACTCCTTCGCCGATCTCATCCCGCGGTTCAGCTACGCCGAGACCCCGGGACTCGAGGCCGCCGCTTCAGCGGCCGATGACGGCTCGTTGCCCGCGCTCGGCGAGAGCACGCGGCCGCGCGAAGTCGTGGCCGAGCCGAAGTTCCGCGAGATCGAGGCGGCGATCCTCAACAGCGTACAGGAGAAGGCTCTTAAGGAATACGGCGTCGAGATCACCCGCGTCGGCATCATGCGCTTCGAGCTGCCGCAGGCGACGACGCAGTTCGTCTTCAAACGCATGCAGGCCGAGCGCGAGAAAGTCGCCGCCGCCATCCGCGACAGCGGCGAAGCCCAGGCCGAAGGCATCAAGACGGACGCCAACACGGCCCGGAGCACAATCCTGGCGGCGGCTGCCGCGCAGGCCGAGAAGGAACGAGCGCTTGGCGACAACGAGGCGGCCGAGTACTACGACACGTTTGCGCAGAACCCGGAGCTGCACGACTTTTTGCGCAAGCTTCAATCGTTGCGCGTCATCATCAACGAAGGCACGACGCTTGTGCTCGGCACCGATACGGCCCCATTCGAGATCCTGCGCAGTCTGCCGGCGGCGTTGCTCAAGACGGTCACGCCGGCCGCGCCGGTCTCCGGGATGGCGGTCGAGCCGGCGGGGACGCATCAGTAA